In Pseudomonas lalkuanensis, the following are encoded in one genomic region:
- a CDS encoding acyl-CoA dehydrogenase C-terminal domain-containing protein produces the protein MPEYKAPLRDIRFLIDEVFDYPASYAALGASDATPDMVAAILEEGARFCEQVLSPINRSGDEEECQWRDGVVTTPKGFKEAFAQYVEGGWNGLAADPAYGGQGLPHSLGLIISEMVASANQSWAMYPGLTHGAMSAIHAHGTEEQKQTYLTRLTEGRWTGTMCLTEPHCGTDLGIIKTRAVPQADGSYAISGTKIFISAGEHDMSENIIHLVLAKLPDAPAGTKGISLFIVPKFLPAGDGIGERNAVSCGSIEHKMGIKASATCVMNFDGATGFLIGEANKGLNCMFTMMNHARLGTGMQGLCLGEASYQGAVRYANDRLQMRALTGPKAPDKPADPIIVHPDVRRMLLTMKAFNEGNRALAYFTAQQLDIAHRSDSAEQREEAENLLAFLTPICKAFMTESGLEATNLGMQVFGGHGYIREWGMEQLVRDCRIAPIYEGTNGIQALDLLGRKVLGSQGKLLRGFTRLIHKFCQAQAEHPRFKTQVAELARLNQQWGELTQKVGMAAMKNPDEVGAAALDYLMYSGYITLAWLWLRMALVAEDKLQAGEGDSAYYQTKLATCDFYFKRLLPRTEAHRAAVEAGSDCLMQLPAENFAL, from the coding sequence ATGCCCGAGTACAAGGCCCCGCTGCGCGACATCCGTTTCCTCATCGACGAAGTCTTCGACTACCCGGCCAGCTACGCGGCGCTGGGCGCCAGTGACGCCACCCCGGACATGGTTGCCGCCATCCTCGAAGAGGGCGCCAGGTTCTGCGAGCAGGTGCTCTCGCCCATCAACCGTTCCGGCGATGAAGAAGAGTGCCAGTGGCGCGACGGTGTGGTGACCACGCCCAAGGGCTTCAAGGAAGCCTTCGCCCAGTACGTCGAAGGGGGCTGGAATGGCCTGGCGGCGGACCCGGCCTACGGCGGCCAGGGCCTGCCCCATTCCCTCGGACTGATCATCAGCGAGATGGTCGCCTCGGCCAACCAGTCCTGGGCCATGTACCCGGGCCTGACCCACGGCGCCATGTCGGCCATCCACGCCCACGGCACCGAAGAGCAGAAGCAGACCTACCTGACCCGCCTCACCGAAGGCCGCTGGACCGGCACCATGTGCCTCACCGAGCCCCATTGCGGCACCGACCTCGGCATCATCAAGACCCGCGCCGTGCCCCAGGCCGACGGCAGCTACGCGATCTCCGGCACCAAGATCTTCATCTCCGCCGGCGAACACGACATGAGCGAGAACATCATCCACCTGGTGCTGGCCAAGCTCCCCGATGCGCCGGCGGGCACCAAGGGCATCTCCCTGTTCATCGTGCCCAAGTTCCTCCCGGCCGGTGACGGCATCGGCGAGCGCAACGCCGTGTCCTGCGGCTCCATCGAACACAAGATGGGCATCAAGGCCTCGGCCACCTGCGTGATGAACTTCGATGGCGCCACAGGCTTCCTCATCGGCGAAGCCAACAAGGGCCTGAACTGCATGTTCACCATGATGAACCACGCCCGCCTCGGCACCGGCATGCAGGGCCTCTGCCTCGGCGAAGCCAGTTACCAGGGCGCCGTGCGTTACGCCAACGATCGCCTGCAGATGCGTGCCCTCACCGGGCCCAAGGCGCCGGACAAGCCGGCCGACCCGATCATCGTGCACCCCGATGTGCGCCGCATGCTGCTGACCATGAAGGCCTTCAACGAGGGCAACCGCGCCCTGGCCTACTTCACCGCCCAGCAACTGGACATCGCCCATCGCAGCGACAGCGCCGAGCAGCGGGAAGAAGCGGAAAACCTGCTGGCCTTCCTCACCCCCATCTGCAAGGCCTTCATGACCGAGTCCGGCCTGGAGGCGACAAACCTCGGCATGCAGGTGTTCGGCGGCCACGGCTACATCCGTGAATGGGGCATGGAGCAGCTGGTACGCGACTGCCGCATCGCCCCCATCTACGAAGGCACCAATGGCATCCAGGCCCTCGACCTGCTCGGCCGCAAGGTGCTCGGCAGCCAGGGCAAGTTGCTGCGCGGCTTCACCAGACTGATCCACAAGTTCTGCCAGGCCCAGGCCGAGCACCCGCGCTTCAAGACGCAGGTCGCCGAGCTGGCGCGCCTCAACCAGCAGTGGGGCGAACTGACCCAGAAGGTCGGCATGGCCGCCATGAAGAACCCGGACGAAGTGGGCGCCGCCGCCCTCGACTACCTCATGTACTCCGGCTACATCACCCTGGCCTGGCTCTGGCTGCGCATGGCCCTGGTGGCCGAAGACAAGCTGCAGGCGGGCGAGGGCGACAGCGCCTACTATCAGACCAAGCTGGCGACCTGCGACTTCTACTTCAAGCGCCTGCTGCCGCGCACCGAGGCCCACCGGGCGGCGGTGGAGGCGGGCAGCGATTGCCTGATGCAGTTGCCCGCGGAGAACTTCGCGCTCTGA
- a CDS encoding LysR family transcriptional regulator: MDFRQLRYFVALYEEGHVGRAAERLSLSQPALSQQIRQLEQGLDVSLFQRSGKRLLPTLAAHTLYNHALPLLDGLERVREALRGFRGQSPRSLAIGVLQTVNASLVPMLLERLREAQPQLVVQIYELSGLDIERRLLTGNLDIGIGFLPPRQPGLHSLLLYEDELQLVIPNEHPLKEFKKVSLSQAAELPMLLLGEEFRVRQIWQEQLALLGRRPHVQAELNHMAGILDSLPHTMLATVLPGRARQMHANQGLLWKPLSEPRVPLKVGLVFRDAQRQQATLELLRSLLEGAIGPKEPLL, encoded by the coding sequence ATGGATTTTCGCCAGCTTCGCTACTTCGTCGCACTCTACGAGGAAGGCCATGTGGGGCGCGCCGCCGAGCGCCTGAGCCTGTCGCAACCCGCGCTTTCGCAGCAGATCCGCCAGCTGGAACAGGGCCTGGACGTCAGCCTGTTCCAGCGCAGCGGCAAGCGCCTGCTGCCGACCCTGGCCGCCCATACCCTCTACAACCACGCCCTGCCGCTGCTGGATGGCCTGGAACGCGTCCGCGAAGCATTGCGCGGGTTCCGTGGCCAGTCGCCGCGCAGTCTGGCGATCGGCGTGCTGCAGACGGTCAATGCTTCGCTGGTACCGATGCTGCTGGAGCGCCTGCGCGAGGCGCAGCCGCAATTGGTGGTGCAGATCTACGAACTGTCGGGCCTGGATATCGAACGGCGCCTGCTTACCGGCAACCTGGACATCGGCATCGGCTTCCTGCCGCCGCGCCAGCCGGGGCTGCACAGCCTGCTGCTGTACGAAGACGAGCTGCAGCTGGTGATCCCCAACGAACACCCGCTGAAGGAGTTCAAGAAGGTGTCGCTGAGCCAGGCAGCCGAGCTGCCGATGCTGCTTCTGGGCGAGGAGTTCCGCGTGCGGCAGATCTGGCAGGAACAACTCGCACTGCTCGGCCGGCGCCCCCACGTACAGGCGGAGCTGAACCATATGGCCGGGATTCTCGACAGCCTGCCGCACACCATGCTGGCCACCGTTCTGCCCGGCCGCGCAAGGCAGATGCACGCCAACCAGGGGTTGCTGTGGAAGCCGCTGAGCGAGCCACGGGTGCCGTTGAAGGTGGGATTGGTGTTTCGCGATGCGCAGCGCCAACAGGCGACCCTGGAATTGCTGCGCTCCTTGCTGGAAGGCGCGATCGGGCCGAAGGAACCACTGCTCTAG
- a CDS encoding MOSC domain-containing protein, which yields MCALVVNGVFIGKAEDIGGGLSSAIDKLPVDHRLWLWPQGLGSDEQGDPRFHGGPERALHHYPVEHYRYWRRHYRHLDWKAPSFGENLSTCGLTEDQVCIGDIFRWGQAFIQVSQPRSPCYRLSRRWGIPSLPEEVQESGRCGWFYRVLRPGYVSREDAVELIQRSYPGLTVAHAIRSFFHYPLEHAGLQQLQQCEALSSRWRDTAARRLSSGLVEDWNARLFGLPLEGMRA from the coding sequence ATGTGCGCGTTAGTCGTGAATGGGGTTTTCATAGGTAAAGCCGAAGATATAGGTGGAGGTCTGTCCAGTGCAATCGACAAGCTGCCGGTCGACCACCGCCTCTGGCTCTGGCCCCAGGGCCTGGGCAGCGACGAACAGGGTGACCCGCGATTCCATGGCGGACCTGAACGTGCCCTGCACCACTATCCCGTCGAACACTACCGCTACTGGCGCAGGCACTACCGTCACCTCGACTGGAAGGCGCCGAGCTTCGGCGAAAACCTGTCCACCTGCGGCCTGACCGAAGACCAGGTGTGCATCGGCGACATCTTCCGCTGGGGCCAGGCGTTCATCCAGGTCAGCCAGCCGCGTTCGCCCTGCTATCGCCTGAGCCGCCGCTGGGGTATTCCCAGCCTGCCCGAGGAGGTGCAGGAGAGCGGCCGCTGCGGCTGGTTCTACCGCGTCCTGCGGCCAGGCTACGTCAGCCGCGAAGACGCCGTGGAGCTGATCCAGCGCAGCTACCCCGGCCTGACCGTTGCCCATGCCATCCGGAGTTTTTTCCATTACCCGCTGGAGCACGCCGGCCTGCAGCAGTTGCAGCAGTGCGAAGCGCTGTCCAGCCGCTGGCGCGATACCGCCGCGCGACGCCTGAGCAGCGGCCTTGTCGAAGACTGGAACGCCCGCCTGTTCGGGCTGCCGCTGGAGGGAATGCGCGCATGA
- a CDS encoding flavin monoamine oxidase family protein — protein sequence MNNNNRHPADGKKPITIFGPDFPFAFDDWIQHPAGLGSIPAEHHGAEVAIVGAGIAGLVAAYELMKLGLKPVVYEASKMGGRLRSQTFEGTDGIIAELGGMRFPASSTAFYHYVDMLGLKTQPFPNPLTPASGSTVIDIEGKTYYAEKMADLPALFQEVADAWADALEDGARFGDIQQAIRDRDVKRLKELWNTLVPLWDDRTFYDFVASSKAFAKLSFHHREVFGQVGFGTGGWDSDFPNSMLEIFRVVMTACDDNQHLIVGGVQQVPMGIWRHVPEKCVHWPAGTSLASLHNGAARPGVKRIARAADGRLAVTDNWGDTRHYAAVLATCQSWLLTTQIECEESLFSQKMWMALDRTRYMQSSKTFVMVDRPFWKDKDPETGRDTLSMTLTDRLTRGTYLFDNGDDKPGVICLSYSWMSDALKMLPHPVEKRVKLALDALKKIYPDVDIASHIIGDPITISWESDPHFLGAFKGALPGHYRYNQRMYAHFMQDDMPAEQRGIFIAGDDVSWTPAWVEGAVQTSLNSVWGIMKHFGGSTPAENPGPGDCFAELGPIALPD from the coding sequence ATGAACAACAACAATCGTCACCCCGCCGACGGCAAGAAACCCATCACCATTTTTGGCCCGGACTTCCCCTTCGCCTTCGATGACTGGATCCAGCATCCGGCCGGCCTGGGCAGCATTCCCGCCGAGCATCATGGTGCCGAGGTGGCCATAGTCGGAGCCGGTATCGCCGGCCTGGTGGCGGCCTACGAGCTGATGAAGCTGGGCCTGAAACCCGTGGTGTACGAAGCCTCCAAGATGGGTGGACGCCTGCGTTCGCAGACCTTCGAAGGCACCGACGGCATCATCGCCGAGCTGGGCGGCATGCGCTTCCCGGCCTCCTCCACCGCCTTCTACCACTACGTGGACATGCTGGGCCTCAAGACCCAGCCCTTCCCCAACCCGCTGACACCGGCCTCGGGCAGCACGGTCATCGATATCGAAGGCAAGACCTACTACGCCGAGAAGATGGCCGACCTGCCGGCGCTGTTCCAGGAAGTGGCCGACGCCTGGGCCGATGCGCTGGAAGACGGCGCCCGCTTCGGCGACATCCAGCAGGCCATCCGCGACCGCGACGTGAAGCGCCTGAAAGAGCTGTGGAACACCCTGGTGCCGCTGTGGGACGACCGCACCTTCTACGACTTCGTGGCCAGCTCCAAGGCCTTCGCCAAGCTGTCCTTCCACCACCGCGAGGTGTTCGGCCAGGTGGGTTTCGGCACCGGCGGCTGGGACTCGGACTTCCCCAACTCGATGCTGGAAATCTTCCGCGTGGTGATGACCGCCTGCGACGACAACCAGCACCTGATCGTCGGTGGCGTGCAGCAAGTGCCCATGGGCATCTGGCGCCACGTCCCCGAGAAATGCGTGCACTGGCCGGCGGGCACCAGCCTGGCGTCCCTGCACAACGGCGCTGCCCGTCCCGGCGTGAAGCGCATCGCCCGCGCCGCCGATGGCCGTCTCGCCGTCACCGACAACTGGGGTGACACCCGCCACTACGCGGCGGTGCTCGCCACCTGCCAGAGCTGGCTGCTGACCACCCAGATCGAGTGCGAGGAATCGCTGTTCTCGCAGAAGATGTGGATGGCCCTGGACCGTACCCGCTACATGCAGTCGTCCAAGACCTTCGTGATGGTCGACCGCCCCTTCTGGAAGGACAAGGATCCGGAAACCGGCCGCGACACCCTGAGCATGACCCTCACCGACCGCCTCACCCGCGGCACCTACCTGTTCGACAACGGCGACGACAAGCCGGGCGTGATCTGCCTGTCCTATTCCTGGATGAGCGACGCGCTGAAGATGCTGCCGCACCCGGTGGAGAAGCGCGTGAAACTGGCCCTGGACGCGCTGAAGAAGATCTACCCGGACGTGGATATCGCCAGCCATATCATCGGCGACCCCATCACCATTTCCTGGGAATCCGACCCGCACTTCCTCGGCGCCTTCAAGGGCGCGCTGCCGGGCCACTACCGCTACAACCAGCGCATGTACGCGCACTTCATGCAGGACGACATGCCCGCCGAGCAGCGCGGCATCTTCATCGCCGGTGACGATGTGTCCTGGACCCCTGCCTGGGTGGAAGGCGCGGTGCAGACCTCGCTCAACTCGGTATGGGGCATCATGAAGCACTTCGGCGGCAGCACCCCGGCCGAGAACCCCGGCCCCGGCGACTGCTTCGCCGAACTCGGTCCCATCGCCCTGCCGGACTGA
- a CDS encoding aminotransferase class III-fold pyridoxal phosphate-dependent enzyme — protein sequence MRDPLASLRLMKTVERPAQLFVRGQGSWLWDSESRAYLDFTQGWAVNSLGHSPSVVVDALKRQAESLINPGPAYYNRGMLELASRLCQASGSDQVYFLNSGAEANEGAIKLARKWGQLHRGGAHRIVTACNSFHGRTLAAMSASGKPAFETLFEPKVPGFTKVPYNDLDALAAAVDEQTVAVMLEPVQGEAGVVPATLDYLQGAERLCRERGVLLILDEVQTGIGRCGTLLAEELYGIRADIITLGKGLGGGVPLAALLARGNACCFEPGEQGGTYHGNALMTAAGLAVLNTVLEPGFMEQVRDVAQHLREGLARMSRRHGHGPLRGHGLMVGLPLIHQSAPLVARHAFDEGLLINAPQPDCLRFTPALTVSRANVDEMLKRLNRAFVLAKSKPLEIA from the coding sequence ATGCGTGACCCCCTCGCCAGCCTGCGCCTGATGAAGACCGTGGAACGTCCGGCGCAGCTCTTCGTGCGCGGCCAGGGTTCCTGGCTCTGGGACTCCGAAAGCCGTGCCTACCTGGACTTCACCCAGGGCTGGGCAGTCAACAGCCTGGGCCACAGCCCCAGCGTGGTGGTGGACGCCCTCAAGCGCCAGGCGGAAAGCCTGATCAACCCCGGCCCGGCCTACTACAACCGCGGCATGCTCGAACTGGCTTCACGCTTGTGCCAGGCCAGCGGCAGCGACCAGGTCTATTTCCTCAACAGCGGCGCCGAGGCCAACGAAGGCGCCATCAAGCTGGCGCGCAAGTGGGGCCAGTTGCACCGTGGCGGTGCCCATCGCATCGTCACCGCCTGCAACAGCTTCCACGGTCGCACCCTGGCGGCCATGTCCGCATCCGGAAAGCCGGCGTTCGAAACGCTGTTCGAACCCAAGGTGCCCGGCTTCACCAAGGTCCCCTACAACGACCTCGACGCCCTGGCCGCCGCGGTGGACGAGCAGACGGTTGCGGTGATGCTGGAGCCGGTGCAGGGCGAGGCCGGTGTGGTGCCTGCCACATTGGACTACCTGCAGGGCGCCGAGCGCCTGTGCCGCGAACGGGGCGTGTTGCTGATCCTCGATGAAGTGCAGACCGGCATCGGCCGCTGCGGCACCCTGCTGGCCGAAGAGCTCTACGGCATCCGCGCCGACATCATCACCCTCGGCAAGGGCCTGGGTGGTGGCGTGCCCCTGGCGGCGCTGCTGGCCCGTGGCAACGCCTGCTGCTTCGAGCCGGGCGAGCAGGGCGGCACTTACCATGGCAACGCGCTGATGACCGCTGCCGGCCTGGCGGTGCTGAACACCGTGCTGGAGCCTGGCTTCATGGAACAGGTGCGCGACGTGGCACAGCACCTGCGCGAAGGCCTGGCGCGGATGTCCCGCCGCCACGGTCATGGCCCCCTGCGTGGCCATGGTCTGATGGTCGGCCTGCCGCTGATCCACCAGTCCGCGCCGCTGGTGGCCCGTCATGCCTTCGATGAAGGGCTGTTGATCAACGCGCCGCAGCCGGACTGCCTGCGCTTCACCCCGGCGCTGACCGTAAGCCGCGCCAATGTCGATGAAATGCTCAAACGCCTGAACCGCGCCTTCGTCCTGGCCAAGAGCAAACCCCTGGAGATTGCCTGA
- a CDS encoding type 1 glutamine amidotransferase, which produces MHVAILQHAPFEGPGRISQWLDLRAAKVRVFNLYADAHLPKLDDFDLLIVMGGPMSVHDEEELPWLKAEKKLIRKSLDAGKRILGICLGGQLLAQALGAEVRKGEAEIGWWPMEKRLEADCSPLGRMLPQRLLAMHWHGETFDLPTGAIPLYGSAACTNQGFVWEERAIGLQCHLEGTPESIEAMLEACAADLELPGSVEDAAAIRDGFPHCSALAPTLFRLLDYLTGPHAALT; this is translated from the coding sequence ATGCACGTCGCCATCCTGCAGCACGCCCCCTTCGAAGGCCCTGGCCGCATCAGCCAATGGCTCGACCTGCGCGCCGCCAAGGTGCGGGTGTTCAATCTCTACGCCGATGCGCACCTGCCGAAGCTGGACGACTTCGACCTGCTGATCGTCATGGGCGGCCCCATGAGCGTGCATGACGAGGAAGAGCTGCCCTGGCTCAAGGCCGAGAAGAAACTGATCCGCAAGTCGCTGGATGCCGGCAAGCGGATCCTCGGCATCTGCCTGGGCGGCCAGCTCCTGGCCCAGGCCCTGGGTGCCGAGGTGCGCAAGGGCGAGGCGGAGATCGGCTGGTGGCCCATGGAAAAGCGCCTCGAAGCGGACTGCTCACCGCTGGGCCGCATGCTGCCCCAGCGGCTGTTGGCGATGCATTGGCACGGCGAGACCTTCGACCTGCCGACTGGGGCCATCCCGCTCTATGGCTCGGCGGCCTGCACCAACCAGGGCTTCGTCTGGGAAGAGCGCGCCATCGGCCTGCAATGCCATCTGGAAGGCACTCCGGAAAGCATCGAGGCGATGCTGGAGGCCTGCGCGGCGGATCTGGAGCTACCCGGCTCGGTGGAGGACGCAGCGGCCATCCGCGATGGCTTCCCCCACTGCAGCGCCCTGGCGCCCACACTGTTCCGTCTGCTCGACTACCTCACCGGGCCGCACGCCGCGCTGACCTGA
- a CDS encoding endonuclease I family protein, with translation MRPVLTALSCLAAVAAGFAFAGGQDRLADPKAAVEQAFWQQLYADGGTTLYCGKAFSSPGGLLSASPVYSTKQIKSALRCVTDSQCQTANPHYPYMLSDLHNLYPDQSRIELARRNALFGNVGDGGQSTLADCDFKSAYQLVEPRDAAKGNVARAIFYMHTEYGLPIVGQLQMFQQWNRLDPVDGEERARNGRIEALQGNRNRYIDDPSLADSLQP, from the coding sequence ATGCGCCCAGTCCTTACTGCCCTTTCCTGCCTGGCGGCCGTTGCCGCCGGTTTCGCGTTCGCCGGTGGCCAGGATCGCCTGGCCGATCCCAAGGCCGCGGTCGAGCAGGCCTTCTGGCAACAGCTCTATGCCGACGGCGGCACCACTCTCTATTGCGGCAAGGCCTTCAGCAGCCCCGGCGGCCTGCTGAGCGCCAGCCCGGTGTACAGCACCAAGCAGATCAAGAGCGCCCTTCGCTGCGTCACCGACAGCCAGTGCCAGACGGCCAACCCGCACTATCCCTACATGCTTTCCGACCTGCACAACCTCTACCCGGACCAGTCGCGCATCGAACTGGCGCGGCGCAACGCCCTGTTCGGCAACGTGGGCGATGGCGGCCAGAGTACGCTGGCCGACTGCGACTTCAAATCCGCGTACCAACTGGTCGAGCCCCGCGACGCCGCCAAGGGCAACGTGGCGCGGGCGATCTTCTACATGCACACGGAATACGGCCTGCCCATCGTCGGGCAGCTGCAGATGTTCCAGCAGTGGAACCGCCTGGACCCGGTGGATGGCGAGGAACGCGCCCGCAACGGCCGCATCGAAGCCCTCCAGGGCAATCGCAACCGCTACATCGACGATCCGAGCCTGGCGGATTCGTTGCAGCCCTGA
- a CDS encoding acyl-CoA dehydrogenase C-terminal domain-containing protein, translating to MADYKAPLRDMRFVLNEVFEVAKLWAELPALAEVVDADTASAILEEAGKVTGGVIAPLNRSGDEEGCQWKDGSVTTPAGFPAAYKTYAEGGWVGVGGDPVFGGMGMPKVISAQVEEMVNAANLSFGLYPMLTAGACLSINAHASEELKEKYLPNMYAGVWSGSMCLTEPHAGTDLGIIRTKAEPQADGSYKITGTKIFITGGEHDLTENIIHLVLAKLPDAPAGPKGISLFLVPKVMVNADGSLGEPNAVSCGSIEHKMGIKGSATCVMNFDGATGYIVDAPNKGLAAMFTMMNYERLGVGIQGLASGERSYQSAVEYARERIQSRAPTGPVAKEKAADPIIVHPDVRRMLLTMKAANEGGRAFSSYVAMQLDTAKYSEDATTRKRAEELVALLTPVAKAFLTDLGLETTVHGQQVFGGHGFIREWGQEQLVRDVRITQIYEGTNGIQALDLVGRKVVASGGAFYKHFADEIKAFANGASAELAEFVEPLKAAVANLDELTAWVLDRAKNNPNEIGAASVEYLHVFGYTAYAYMWALMARAALGKEGQDEFYASKLGTARFYFARLLPRIHSLTASVKAGSESLYLLDAEQF from the coding sequence ATGGCTGACTACAAAGCGCCCCTGCGCGATATGCGCTTCGTCCTCAATGAAGTCTTCGAGGTCGCCAAGCTCTGGGCTGAACTGCCTGCCCTGGCCGAAGTGGTCGACGCCGACACCGCCTCCGCCATCCTGGAAGAAGCCGGCAAGGTCACCGGCGGCGTGATCGCCCCGCTGAACCGCAGCGGCGACGAAGAAGGCTGCCAGTGGAAGGACGGTTCCGTGACCACTCCGGCGGGTTTCCCCGCGGCCTACAAGACCTACGCCGAGGGCGGCTGGGTCGGTGTGGGCGGTGACCCCGTCTTCGGCGGCATGGGCATGCCCAAGGTGATTTCCGCCCAGGTGGAAGAGATGGTCAACGCGGCCAACCTGTCCTTCGGCCTGTACCCGATGCTGACCGCCGGCGCCTGCCTGTCGATCAACGCCCACGCCAGCGAAGAGCTGAAGGAAAAGTACCTGCCGAACATGTACGCAGGTGTCTGGTCCGGTTCCATGTGCCTGACCGAACCGCACGCCGGTACCGACCTGGGCATTATCCGCACCAAGGCCGAACCCCAGGCCGACGGCAGCTACAAGATCACCGGCACCAAGATCTTCATCACCGGTGGCGAGCACGACCTGACCGAGAACATCATCCACCTGGTACTGGCCAAGCTGCCGGATGCCCCTGCGGGCCCGAAAGGCATCTCGCTGTTCCTGGTGCCGAAGGTCATGGTCAACGCCGATGGCTCCCTGGGTGAGCCGAACGCCGTGTCCTGCGGCTCCATCGAACACAAGATGGGCATCAAGGGCTCGGCTACCTGCGTGATGAACTTCGATGGCGCCACCGGCTACATCGTCGACGCCCCGAACAAGGGCCTGGCCGCCATGTTCACCATGATGAACTACGAGCGTCTGGGCGTCGGTATCCAGGGCCTGGCTTCCGGCGAGCGTTCCTACCAGAGCGCCGTGGAATACGCCCGCGAGCGTATCCAGAGCCGCGCACCGACCGGCCCGGTCGCCAAGGAAAAGGCCGCCGACCCGATCATCGTGCACCCCGACGTGCGCCGCATGCTGCTGACCATGAAGGCAGCGAACGAAGGCGGTCGCGCCTTCTCCAGCTACGTGGCCATGCAGCTGGACACCGCCAAGTACAGTGAAGACGCCACCACCCGCAAACGTGCGGAAGAGCTGGTCGCCCTGCTGACCCCGGTGGCCAAGGCGTTCCTCACCGACCTCGGTCTGGAAACTACCGTACACGGCCAGCAGGTCTTCGGCGGCCACGGCTTCATCCGCGAGTGGGGCCAGGAGCAACTGGTGCGTGACGTGCGCATCACCCAGATCTACGAAGGCACCAACGGCATCCAGGCCCTCGACCTGGTGGGTCGCAAGGTGGTGGCCAGCGGTGGCGCGTTCTACAAGCACTTCGCCGACGAGATCAAGGCCTTCGCCAATGGCGCCTCCGCCGAGCTGGCCGAGTTCGTCGAGCCGCTGAAAGCCGCCGTCGCCAACCTCGACGAGCTGACTGCCTGGGTCCTGGACCGCGCGAAGAACAACCCGAACGAAATCGGCGCTGCGTCGGTGGAGTACCTCCACGTGTTCGGCTACACCGCCTACGCCTACATGTGGGCGCTGATGGCGCGCGCTGCCCTGGGCAAGGAAGGACAGGACGAGTTCTACGCCAGCAAGCTCGGCACCGCGCGTTTCTACTTCGCCCGCCTGCTGCCGCGCATCCACTCCCTGACCGCCTCGGTGAAGGCCGGCAGCGAGTCGCTCTACCTGCTGGACGCCGAGCAGTTCTAA
- a CDS encoding carbon-nitrogen hydrolase family protein — MRIALYQCPPLPLEPAANLDRLRQRAAEAARRGAALLVTPEMYLSGYNIGLEAVSSLAQAADGDWAGQVAGIAREHGIALLYGYPERSAEGNIFNSVQLIDAQGQRLGNYRKTHLFGELDRSMFSAGGDDYPLLELNGWKLGMLICYDVEFPENVRRLALAGADAILVPTANMEPYDFVCDVLVRARAFESQCYLAYANYCGAEGEIRYCGLSSVSAPDGSQAAICGREETLAFADLRRDKLEASREGLTYLRDRRAELYRPLL; from the coding sequence ATGCGCATCGCCCTCTATCAGTGCCCGCCCCTGCCGCTGGAGCCTGCGGCCAACCTCGACCGCCTGCGCCAGCGGGCGGCGGAGGCGGCGCGGCGTGGCGCGGCCCTGCTGGTCACGCCGGAGATGTACCTCAGCGGCTACAACATCGGCCTGGAAGCGGTCAGCAGCCTGGCGCAGGCCGCCGACGGCGACTGGGCCGGGCAGGTGGCCGGAATCGCCCGCGAGCATGGCATCGCCCTGCTCTACGGCTACCCGGAGCGCAGTGCCGAGGGAAACATCTTCAACTCGGTGCAACTGATCGATGCGCAGGGGCAGCGCCTTGGCAATTACCGCAAGACCCACCTCTTCGGGGAACTGGACCGGAGCATGTTCAGTGCCGGCGGCGACGACTATCCGCTGCTGGAACTGAACGGCTGGAAGCTGGGGATGCTGATCTGCTACGACGTGGAGTTCCCCGAGAACGTGCGGCGCCTGGCCCTGGCCGGCGCTGACGCGATTCTGGTGCCGACCGCCAACATGGAGCCGTACGATTTCGTCTGCGACGTGCTGGTGCGCGCCCGCGCCTTCGAGAGCCAGTGCTACCTGGCCTACGCCAACTACTGCGGCGCCGAAGGGGAAATCCGCTACTGCGGCCTTTCCAGCGTTTCCGCCCCGGACGGCAGCCAGGCTGCCATCTGCGGTCGCGAGGAAACCCTGGCCTTCGCTGACCTCCGACGGGACAAGCTGGAGGCCTCGCGGGAGGGACTCACCTACCTCAGGGATCGGCGGGCGGAGTTGTATCGCCCATTGCTGTAG
- a CDS encoding Lrp/AsnC family transcriptional regulator, with protein sequence MSDLPLDEIDRQLIAALQINARESVATLARRLGIARTTVTSRLARLEKAQVITGYGVRLGRRVADGGLQAYVGITVKPRSGKDVLRRLTGMAEVQVLCAVSGEFDYVAWLRADSPERLDELLDLIGSVDGVEKTTTSIILSCKIDRGQPLAPAAL encoded by the coding sequence ATGTCCGACCTGCCACTCGATGAAATCGACCGCCAGCTGATCGCCGCCCTGCAGATCAACGCCCGCGAGAGCGTGGCCACGCTGGCCCGGCGCCTGGGCATCGCGCGCACCACGGTGACCTCACGCCTGGCACGGCTGGAGAAGGCGCAGGTCATCACCGGCTACGGCGTGCGCCTCGGAAGGCGCGTGGCCGATGGCGGCCTGCAGGCCTACGTGGGGATCACGGTGAAACCGCGCAGCGGCAAGGACGTGCTGCGGCGCCTGACCGGCATGGCGGAAGTGCAGGTGCTGTGCGCGGTGAGTGGCGAGTTCGACTACGTTGCCTGGCTGCGCGCCGACTCCCCCGAGCGCCTCGACGAACTGCTGGACCTGATCGGCAGCGTCGACGGGGTGGAGAAGACCACCACCTCAATCATCCTCAGTTGCAAGATCGACCGCGGCCAGCCGTTGGCGCCTGCCGCTCTGTGA